In the Methanococcus maripaludis genome, one interval contains:
- a CDS encoding class III signal peptide-containing protein, with protein MKFLEKLTSKKGQVSMEIGILVAAAVAVAAIAAYFYAKNAKAASEDTTGKVTDTLDQLEAVTDSSVNWSSINSSA; from the coding sequence ATGAAATTTTTAGAAAAATTAACATCAAAAAAAGGTCAGGTATCAATGGAGATTGGTATCCTCGTTGCAGCAGCAGTTGCAGTTGCAGCAATCGCAGCATACTTCTACGCTAAAAATGCAAAAGCAGCAAGTGAAGATACAACAGGTAAGGTAACCGATACACTCGATCAGTTGGAAGCAGTTACAGACAGCAGTGTAAACTGGTCTTCCATAAATTCTAGCGCATAA
- a CDS encoding TIM barrel protein → MLKFGTAGIPINAKSTENALEYLKKINLDAMELEFVRGVNLKSEKAELLAKNLEITLSAHAPYYINLNAKEPEKIESSIKRIVDSAKIIHIFNKKNSENKNVVFHSGFYLKQDQKLVYEKIKANTQRIIEIMDENKINAMLRPETTGKGSQFGSVDELIQLSTEIEIMPCIDFSHVYARSLGKINDYDSFSNILSKLENNLGKKGIKDMHIHISGIEFGNGGEKKHLPISNSEFKYLEVLKALKDFECSGTVICESPRLEYDAVILKKNYEEL, encoded by the coding sequence ATGTTGAAATTTGGAACCGCAGGAATCCCAATAAATGCGAAAAGCACCGAAAATGCACTTGAATATCTAAAAAAAATTAATCTTGATGCAATGGAACTTGAATTTGTTCGTGGTGTCAACTTAAAAAGTGAAAAAGCAGAACTTTTAGCAAAAAATTTGGAAATTACGCTCAGTGCACACGCCCCATATTATATCAATTTAAATGCAAAAGAACCTGAAAAAATCGAATCCAGTATTAAGAGAATCGTTGATTCTGCAAAAATTATTCATATATTCAACAAAAAAAATTCCGAAAATAAAAATGTGGTTTTTCATTCTGGATTTTATTTAAAACAGGATCAAAAATTAGTTTATGAGAAAATAAAAGCAAATACCCAAAGAATAATTGAAATAATGGATGAAAATAAAATAAATGCTATGTTGAGGCCAGAAACTACTGGAAAAGGTTCACAGTTTGGAAGCGTTGATGAATTAATCCAGTTATCAACTGAAATTGAAATAATGCCCTGCATTGACTTTTCACATGTTTATGCGCGAAGTCTTGGAAAAATAAATGATTACGATTCCTTTTCAAATATTTTATCAAAACTTGAGAATAATCTCGGAAAAAAAGGAATTAAAGACATGCACATCCACATTTCAGGAATTGAATTTGGAAATGGCGGAGAAAAAAAACATCTCCCGATATCAAATTCTGAATTTAAGTATTTAGAGGTATTAAAAGCTTTAAAAGATTTTGAGTGTTCTGGTACTGTTATCTGTGAAAGTCCGAGATTAGAATACGATGCAGTTATTTTAAAAAAGAATTATGAAGAATTGTAA
- a CDS encoding class III signal peptide-containing protein, whose amino-acid sequence MVIKKLISKKGQLSMEIGILVMAAVAVAAIAAYFYASNVSNTGKQITNSTNQTTQALADAISDATAELSNLSG is encoded by the coding sequence ATGGTTATAAAAAAGTTAATTTCAAAAAAAGGTCAGTTATCAATGGAAATCGGTATTCTGGTAATGGCAGCAGTTGCAGTTGCAGCAATCGCAGCATACTTCTACGCAAGTAATGTATCAAATACTGGAAAACAGATAACAAATTCAACAAACCAGACAACACAGGCACTCGCAGATGCGATATCCGATGCTACTGCAGAACTGTCAAACCTCTCAGGATAA
- a CDS encoding phosphoadenosine phosphosulfate reductase family protein: MFKEDTKFASPYEIKILNDLTGKNFQEDDLILLEKLSGIDYRKRVYVSEDQIGTLEFDLLDLTWKFIPSPLYYMIEDPKISLKYTKKRLKGKYIKEELLENPEELNEALKDDFEYIGVKIGDFLGVGVRKEDRIKVKDLSRKKELDFQKIADYLENNKENLDEKIEYSIEILQDAVEKYKRKGYVINASFSGGKDSAVCTLISKEVIPDLDVVFIDTGLEYPETLNYVKDFAKKYDINLDTVDGDNFWDNLEKEGIPTKDNRWCNSACKLMPLKRYLKKKYGNKKVLTIDGSRKYESFTRANLDYERKSGFIDFQTNIFPILDWNSLDVWSYIFSKDISYNPMYDKGFERIGCYLCPSALNSEFLRVKKLYPDYFERWVKYLKKYFPESEVLRGFWRWDELPPKMVELEENMGVDIEKKKRLKRITQL; the protein is encoded by the coding sequence ATGTTCAAAGAAGACACAAAATTTGCATCACCGTACGAAATAAAGATTTTAAATGATTTAACCGGAAAAAACTTCCAAGAAGATGATTTAATCCTTTTAGAAAAGCTTTCAGGAATTGATTACAGAAAAAGGGTTTACGTTTCTGAAGATCAGATTGGAACACTCGAATTTGATTTACTAGATTTAACTTGGAAATTTATTCCCTCTCCTCTTTATTACATGATCGAAGATCCAAAAATTTCCTTAAAATATACTAAAAAAAGGCTTAAAGGAAAATATATTAAAGAAGAACTTTTGGAAAACCCTGAAGAATTGAATGAAGCATTAAAAGATGATTTTGAATATATTGGAGTTAAAATTGGGGACTTTTTAGGTGTGGGGGTTAGAAAAGAGGATCGGATAAAAGTAAAAGACCTTTCAAGGAAAAAGGAACTTGACTTTCAAAAGATTGCAGATTATTTGGAAAACAATAAAGAAAATCTTGATGAAAAGATTGAATATTCAATAGAAATCCTTCAGGATGCAGTTGAAAAATACAAACGAAAAGGCTATGTAATAAATGCATCATTTAGTGGTGGAAAGGACAGTGCAGTATGTACTTTAATTTCAAAAGAAGTTATTCCTGATTTAGACGTTGTATTTATCGATACGGGTTTAGAATATCCAGAAACCCTAAATTATGTAAAAGATTTTGCAAAAAAATACGATATAAATCTTGATACTGTAGACGGGGATAATTTCTGGGATAATCTTGAAAAAGAAGGTATTCCAACGAAAGACAATCGATGGTGTAACAGTGCATGCAAACTCATGCCTTTGAAAAGATACTTAAAAAAGAAGTATGGAAACAAAAAAGTTCTTACAATTGATGGTTCAAGAAAATATGAAAGTTTCACCCGTGCAAATCTAGATTACGAAAGAAAAAGTGGGTTTATCGATTTCCAGACAAATATATTTCCGATTCTCGACTGGAATTCACTTGACGTTTGGAGTTACATATTTTCAAAAGATATATCCTACAATCCGATGTACGATAAAGGATTTGAAAGAATCGGCTGTTATTTATGCCCTTCAGCATTAAACAGCGAATTTTTGAGAGTAAAAAAACTTTATCCAGACTACTTTGAAAGATGGGTAAAATATCTCAAGAAATACTTCCCAGAAAGCGAGGTATTAAGGGGCTTTTGGAGATGGGACGAACTTCCGCCAAAAATGGTGGAGCTCGAAGAAAATATGGGCGTAGATATTGAAAAAAAGAAAAGATTAAAACGAATTACTCAACTGTAA
- the glmS gene encoding glutamine--fructose-6-phosphate transaminase (isomerizing), whose protein sequence is MCGIIGYIGNERASKVLLNGLKRLEYRGYDSCGIATIDDTIKLKKNTGKVLEVSKKENFEDMTGFTGIGHSRWATHGGITKNNAHPHYDCSEKICIAHNGIISNYRELKEFLISKGHVFKSETDTEVIPHLIEEELKNFEELTENNYIEGLKNAIGKLKGTYALLILNQAFPETLIGVRNESPLILGIKNDECFIGSDISAFLEYTKLAMPLNDCDMVILRKKNNKIDIEVLNDGKKVEREIIELQWDMESAEKEGFDHFMLKEIMEEPVILKNSMKISKPEIENLAKEIEKCDKIYITAMGTSLHAAMVAEYWFSGLNKLVIPLDSSEFLIKGIVDEKTLVIGITQSGETYDTMKAIKYAKEKGAKTATIVNVLGSTATREADITIMMGSGLEIAVCATKTFMSQLVILYRLFIEYGKIVGKNMDIFEKELLNIPDYISKVLDEKENISKIAKEITAKNYLFISKGINLANALEGALKFKEITYLHAEGMSSGFLKHGTISLIDENMDTVALIPPSKSELLSSVLSNVEEIKARNGKVIGISPVENNLEYLVKVPDVIEEVSPFVYAPVCQLLAYYKAVELKRDVDKPRGLAKSVTVE, encoded by the coding sequence ATGTGCGGAATAATCGGGTATATCGGAAATGAACGGGCTTCAAAAGTACTGTTAAACGGATTAAAAAGGCTAGAATATAGGGGATACGATAGCTGCGGAATTGCAACTATTGATGATACGATTAAACTTAAAAAAAATACTGGAAAAGTTTTGGAAGTTTCCAAAAAAGAAAATTTTGAAGATATGACTGGATTTACTGGAATAGGGCATAGTAGGTGGGCGACACATGGCGGGATTACAAAAAACAATGCGCACCCGCACTACGACTGTAGCGAAAAAATTTGCATTGCTCATAATGGAATCATATCTAATTACCGGGAATTAAAAGAGTTTTTAATTTCAAAAGGCCATGTTTTCAAATCCGAAACTGATACTGAAGTTATCCCGCATTTGATTGAAGAAGAACTAAAAAATTTTGAAGAATTAACCGAAAATAACTATATTGAGGGACTTAAAAATGCAATTGGAAAACTTAAAGGAACTTACGCACTTTTAATTTTAAATCAGGCTTTTCCAGAAACATTGATCGGAGTTAGGAACGAAAGTCCACTGATTTTAGGGATAAAAAATGATGAATGTTTTATTGGAAGTGATATTTCGGCATTTTTAGAATACACTAAACTTGCAATGCCGCTAAATGATTGCGATATGGTAATTTTAAGAAAAAAAAACAATAAAATAGATATTGAAGTCTTAAACGATGGAAAAAAGGTTGAAAGAGAAATTATTGAACTTCAGTGGGACATGGAAAGTGCTGAAAAGGAAGGATTCGACCACTTCATGTTAAAAGAAATTATGGAAGAACCGGTTATCTTAAAAAATTCAATGAAAATTTCAAAACCTGAAATTGAAAATCTTGCAAAAGAAATTGAAAAATGTGATAAAATATACATCACCGCAATGGGCACTTCACTTCATGCTGCAATGGTTGCGGAATACTGGTTCTCAGGATTAAATAAATTAGTTATTCCACTCGATTCATCTGAATTTTTAATAAAAGGAATTGTTGATGAGAAAACTTTAGTTATTGGGATAACTCAAAGTGGTGAAACATACGACACCATGAAAGCAATCAAATACGCTAAAGAAAAGGGTGCAAAAACTGCAACTATAGTAAACGTGCTTGGAAGCACCGCGACTAGGGAAGCGGATATCACGATAATGATGGGTTCAGGCCTAGAAATTGCGGTTTGTGCAACAAAAACATTCATGTCACAGCTTGTTATTTTATACCGGTTATTCATTGAGTATGGTAAAATCGTCGGAAAAAATATGGATATTTTTGAAAAAGAATTACTAAATATTCCAGATTACATTTCAAAAGTTTTGGATGAAAAAGAAAATATCTCAAAAATTGCAAAAGAAATAACCGCTAAAAACTATCTTTTCATTTCAAAAGGAATTAATCTTGCAAATGCCCTTGAAGGGGCTTTAAAATTCAAAGAAATAACCTATTTGCATGCAGAAGGAATGAGCAGCGGATTTTTAAAACACGGGACAATTTCACTAATTGATGAAAATATGGATACGGTTGCACTAATTCCGCCTTCAAAATCCGAACTTTTAAGTTCCGTTCTTTCAAATGTAGAAGAAATAAAAGCAAGAAATGGTAAAGTCATCGGAATTTCACCGGTTGAAAATAATTTAGAATATTTGGTAAAAGTTCCGGATGTAATTGAAGAAGTGAGCCCTTTTGTTTATGCGCCGGTTTGCCAGCTTTTAGCATATTATAAAGCTGTTGAGTTAAAAAGAGATGTAGATAAGCCACGGGGGCTTGCAAAAAGTGTTACAGTTGAGTAA
- a CDS encoding UPF0179 family protein — MKKITLIGSELAKTGNEFIYLGPLEECEPCRFKRICHNNLDVGTRYKIVSVRSANHPCTVHENGVKVVEVMPAEFTIIIESKKALEGVTLTHVDVHCDRVCCENYLSCHPEGISGKYRVSSILPEKVECKKGNSLKKISIVPVQQ, encoded by the coding sequence ATGAAAAAAATAACCTTAATTGGCAGCGAGCTTGCAAAAACTGGAAATGAGTTTATTTATCTTGGGCCACTCGAAGAATGCGAACCTTGCAGATTTAAAAGAATATGTCACAATAACCTGGATGTTGGAACGAGATACAAAATAGTAAGTGTCCGATCTGCAAATCACCCGTGCACAGTCCATGAAAACGGTGTTAAGGTGGTAGAAGTAATGCCTGCAGAATTTACAATAATAATAGAATCTAAAAAAGCGCTTGAAGGCGTAACTTTAACGCATGTAGATGTCCACTGTGACAGAGTATGCTGTGAAAATTACCTTTCATGCCATCCTGAAGGAATATCTGGAAAATACCGGGTTTCTTCAATACTTCCAGAAAAAGTAGAATGTAAAAAGGGAAATTCTCTTAAAAAAATTTCGATAGTTCCAGTTCAGCAGTAA
- a CDS encoding metallophosphoesterase, translating to MRIIGLTDLHDRIINFDKLLRYKPDAILISGDFTKRSFVKSENQNDSCDIVHEGDTRIIDFLKNLNERIKVFLIPGNWECSDVKEKMNESGLNVDEKMVKFDDTIFIGLGGSNKTPICSPNEYSEDEIYNRFINILKDENMDIKNNFILISHVPPKDTMADRYDAGNVGSSAVRKIVEEFKPVLCACGHIHESRCIDKIGNSLIVNPSSTGFFIYDTKTKNLEIHDL from the coding sequence ATGAGAATTATTGGATTAACAGACTTACATGACCGTATAATTAATTTTGATAAACTTTTAAGATACAAACCTGACGCTATTTTAATTTCTGGAGATTTTACGAAGCGTAGCTTTGTGAAGTCAGAGAATCAGAATGATTCGTGCGATATCGTCCATGAAGGGGATACTAGAATTATTGATTTTTTAAAAAATTTAAACGAAAGGATAAAAGTTTTTTTAATTCCTGGAAACTGGGAATGTTCAGATGTAAAAGAAAAAATGAACGAATCGGGTTTAAATGTTGATGAAAAAATGGTTAAATTCGATGATACTATTTTTATCGGACTAGGGGGATCAAACAAGACCCCCATATGCAGTCCAAATGAGTATTCTGAAGACGAGATATATAATAGGTTTATTAATATTTTAAAAGATGAAAATATGGACATTAAAAATAATTTTATTTTAATTTCTCACGTCCCTCCAAAAGATACAATGGCTGACAGGTATGATGCGGGAAACGTTGGAAGCAGTGCAGTTAGAAAAATTGTCGAAGAATTTAAACCGGTTTTGTGTGCATGCGGCCATATTCATGAAAGCAGGTGCATTGATAAAATCGGAAATTCATTAATAGTAAACCCTTCTTCGACAGGATTTTTTATATATGATACAAAAACTAAAAATTTGGAAATACATGATTTGTGA
- a CDS encoding class III signal peptide-containing protein, translating to MVFFKLTSKKGQVSMEIGILVAAAVAVAAIAAYSYAKNAKAASVDWSSELSETHNQIELIQNNSINWSSINSS from the coding sequence ATGGTATTTTTTAAACTAACATCAAAAAAAGGTCAGGTATCAATGGAGATTGGTATCCTCGTTGCAGCAGCAGTTGCAGTTGCAGCAATCGCAGCATACTCCTACGCTAAAAATGCAAAAGCAGCAAGTGTGGATTGGAGTTCCGAACTAAGCGAAACCCATAATCAAATAGAATTAATCCAAAATAATTCCATAAACTGGTCTTCTATAAATTCTAGCTAA
- a CDS encoding AtpZ/AtpI family protein has translation MIDLAFEIVLPIAFGIIIGYILKNAYSNNCFVLIGFFTGIIVTAFRLYRFMKKHQKQLKENRKRK, from the coding sequence ATGATCGATCTCGCTTTTGAAATAGTTCTTCCAATAGCATTTGGAATTATAATAGGTTATATACTTAAGAATGCATATAGTAACAACTGCTTTGTATTAATTGGATTTTTTACAGGAATTATCGTAACTGCATTTAGGCTCTACAGATTTATGAAAAAACATCAAAAACAGCTGAAAGAAAACAGAAAACGAAAATGA
- the flaJ gene encoding archaellar assembly protein FlaJ, whose product MFFDILPRVGLKPKDYILKFILPASAISILLLILGITYFSGYTRLVVLFLPLLLMGSAIGYPYIELDSQRQKINERLHIFITKFGVLSITDLDRKELMHLLATEKEELGQLAIESHKIFVLIKRWNQSLAESCRFLANRSPSNQFGDFLDRMAYSIDSGQDLKEFLSGEQDVVMEDYGEFYKRAIYTLDTFKEMYVSAVTSVSFFVTFAIIAPFLLPYDFVTMVTVALLGFILIEVILVYAIKSRLPYDRLWHTGERPTKIDLKLKKWLIISVIGTVLVTIFLLWGKFIGEIPQIMKLPYQIIFALGMSPLAIGGYFAQREENIVIRKEFNFPDFLRSLGDSVSAKGGGMTDSLEYLSSNDFGPLTKDLEGLYKRVSIRVNSQKAWRYFGYDTCSYMIQLFSEMFERCTFLGGNAGLAAHMIGKNFRKIINLRRAKYQSVSQFSGIMYGLSGGMALTLYASAGVANMVNGLYTGLDIPDTMISLVNIITPEDFNLVAYLIYGVLVIYSIVSGYLIKLMDGGHYQVSLMHFVIMLWVASIVGYITEVMTGSLLGTSLPI is encoded by the coding sequence ATGTTTTTTGATATACTTCCAAGGGTCGGATTAAAACCAAAAGATTACATTCTTAAATTCATACTTCCTGCAAGCGCAATTTCAATCCTATTATTAATTTTAGGAATAACCTACTTTTCAGGATACACCCGATTAGTTGTATTATTTTTACCGCTTCTTTTAATGGGAAGTGCTATAGGTTATCCCTACATTGAACTCGATTCACAGCGCCAGAAAATAAACGAAAGACTCCACATATTTATTACAAAATTTGGTGTCCTTTCGATCACGGATTTAGATAGAAAAGAATTAATGCACCTTTTAGCAACTGAAAAAGAAGAATTAGGCCAGCTTGCAATTGAGTCCCACAAAATCTTCGTATTAATTAAAAGATGGAACCAGTCCCTTGCAGAATCCTGCAGATTTTTGGCAAACAGATCTCCAAGCAACCAGTTCGGTGATTTTTTAGACCGTATGGCATATTCAATAGACAGCGGTCAGGATTTAAAAGAATTTTTAAGTGGGGAACAGGACGTTGTGATGGAAGATTACGGTGAATTTTATAAAAGGGCAATCTACACGCTCGATACATTTAAAGAAATGTACGTCAGCGCGGTGACTTCGGTGTCATTTTTCGTAACTTTTGCGATTATTGCACCATTTTTGCTCCCTTATGACTTTGTTACAATGGTAACTGTCGCCCTTTTGGGATTTATACTGATTGAAGTTATACTGGTTTATGCAATAAAGAGCAGACTTCCCTATGATCGTTTGTGGCATACTGGAGAAAGACCAACCAAAATCGACTTAAAATTAAAAAAATGGCTAATAATTTCAGTTATTGGAACAGTATTGGTCACAATATTCCTACTCTGGGGAAAATTTATTGGAGAAATACCCCAAATAATGAAATTACCCTACCAGATAATTTTCGCGCTTGGAATGAGCCCCCTTGCAATTGGAGGATACTTTGCACAGCGTGAAGAAAATATCGTAATTAGAAAAGAATTCAACTTTCCAGATTTTTTAAGGTCATTGGGAGATTCAGTTAGTGCAAAAGGTGGTGGTATGACCGATTCACTAGAATACCTCTCATCAAACGACTTTGGACCACTAACAAAAGATCTAGAAGGACTTTACAAAAGAGTATCAATTAGGGTGAACAGTCAGAAAGCATGGCGATACTTTGGATATGACACCTGCAGCTACATGATACAGCTTTTCTCCGAAATGTTTGAACGATGTACATTTTTAGGAGGAAATGCGGGTCTTGCTGCACACATGATTGGAAAAAACTTCAGAAAAATCATTAACTTGAGAAGAGCAAAATATCAAAGTGTTAGCCAGTTTTCTGGAATTATGTACGGATTATCTGGAGGTATGGCACTTACCCTATATGCATCAGCAGGGGTTGCAAACATGGTAAATGGCCTCTATACAGGTCTTGATATACCCGACACTATGATTTCTTTGGTGAATATCATAACCCCTGAAGACTTCAACCTAGTTGCATATTTAATATATGGGGTGCTTGTAATTTATTCGATTGTTTCAGGATACCTGATAAAATTGATGGATGGGGGACACTATCAAGTTTCACTCATGCACTTTGTGATAATGCTCTGGGTTGCATCAATAGTTGGATACATCACAGAAGTAATGACCGGAAGCCTGCTTGGAACGAGCCTCCCAATTTAA
- a CDS encoding UbiA family prenyltransferase: MDIKAYFELIRLKNCLTASFGAFIGGLIASYFNLATVYDLILASIVVFLVCGFGNALNDIYDLKIDKINKPERPIPSKRLSLTDARVFSYLLVFVGLFISLFNMACFLMAVLNSIVLQQYASTYKKNKIIGNLIVAYLTGSVFIFGGIAVGNIDVTIMLFLCALFAMWSREIIKDYEDIEGDIQEKVISIPIKCGEKSVYIAAFLLVFAVFLSPLPYLFGFFGIYYMLSVVFCDLLFLIGIYNLVKNPSKKEAKKASRNIKIVTNLVLIAFLIGSLFK, from the coding sequence ATGGATATAAAAGCATATTTTGAGTTAATTAGGTTAAAAAATTGTTTAACGGCATCTTTTGGGGCATTTATCGGGGGTTTGATTGCATCCTACTTCAATCTTGCTACAGTCTATGATCTAATTCTCGCATCGATAGTCGTTTTTTTAGTTTGCGGGTTTGGAAATGCTTTAAATGATATCTATGATTTAAAAATTGATAAAATAAACAAACCAGAACGACCCATTCCTTCAAAAAGACTTTCATTAACTGATGCAAGGGTATTTTCATATTTATTGGTGTTTGTAGGGTTATTTATCTCTTTATTTAATATGGCATGCTTTTTAATGGCAGTTTTAAATTCTATCGTACTCCAACAGTATGCGAGTACTTATAAAAAGAATAAAATCATCGGAAACTTAATTGTGGCATACTTAACAGGTTCAGTGTTTATTTTTGGTGGAATTGCGGTTGGAAATATAGATGTTACAATAATGCTATTTTTGTGTGCGTTATTTGCAATGTGGTCTCGAGAAATAATTAAGGATTATGAAGATATAGAGGGAGATATACAAGAAAAGGTAATTTCAATTCCGATAAAATGCGGTGAAAAGTCGGTATACATTGCTGCATTTTTGCTCGTATTTGCAGTTTTTTTAAGTCCTTTACCGTATTTATTTGGATTTTTTGGAATTTATTATATGCTTTCTGTGGTATTCTGTGATTTATTATTTTTAATTGGAATATACAACCTTGTAAAAAATCCTTCAAAAAAAGAGGCGAAAAAAGCTTCAAGAAATATAAAAATAGTAACGAATTTGGTATTAATTGCTTTCTTAATTGGTTCATTATTCAAATAA
- the recJ gene encoding single-stranded-DNA-specific exonuclease RecJ: MEYLLNLKRAVKLLRKNREKKILVCTHIDTDGINSRIILEKVLERLNIEAEFLFLRQIDYGTIDTIPFDNDLIIFADLGSGQIDLINEKLKELSKKPKIIILDHHLISNEKIPENIVNVNPHNNGIDGGKEICGAGVCYLFAKICNPRFTDLAKYAVLGAVGDVQSLEGNLIGLNRDLILRDAINAGDISVSPDLQFYGKHTRPLFTSIKYFTDVRTDLTDNDSRIINFINNVNRKHGTNIIPKDYLCDLTFEQKKIMGSEFLHKCSRYIPPAWRIHLPKVIFGESYELVNEEFKSNLKNLEEFSTCINGCSRYDEYEVPLEVLKGDRDKNYSKMLRMLKKHKRNLAGSMDFLRNEVEIVQKENFQYFEVDKNAITGNIVGIVAGMSYSLEKVDWKKPIFAVSEVDGGYKVSARCPKLLSFAQDINLATAINYASKKVGGSGGGHKFACGAYIPEIGDFVNYLEEKL, encoded by the coding sequence ATGGAATATTTACTTAATTTAAAAAGAGCAGTTAAATTACTTAGAAAAAATCGGGAAAAAAAGATACTAGTATGTACCCACATCGATACAGATGGTATAAATTCCAGAATTATTTTGGAAAAAGTTCTCGAAAGATTGAATATTGAAGCCGAATTTTTATTTCTAAGGCAGATCGATTACGGAACAATCGATACAATTCCTTTTGACAATGATTTGATAATATTTGCAGACCTTGGAAGTGGCCAGATTGATTTAATAAATGAAAAGTTAAAAGAACTCTCAAAAAAGCCAAAAATAATTATTTTAGACCACCACCTGATATCAAATGAAAAAATTCCTGAAAATATCGTAAATGTAAATCCTCACAACAATGGAATTGATGGCGGAAAAGAAATCTGCGGTGCTGGAGTTTGTTATCTTTTTGCAAAGATATGTAATCCGCGTTTTACCGACCTTGCAAAATATGCAGTTTTAGGGGCTGTTGGAGACGTTCAGAGTCTTGAAGGAAATTTAATTGGATTGAATAGGGATTTAATATTAAGGGATGCAATTAATGCAGGAGATATTTCAGTAAGTCCTGATTTACAGTTTTATGGGAAACACACGAGGCCACTTTTTACTTCAATTAAATATTTTACCGATGTTAGGACCGATCTTACAGATAACGACTCTCGAATAATTAACTTTATAAACAATGTAAACAGAAAGCACGGAACCAATATAATTCCAAAAGATTATCTGTGTGATCTCACATTCGAACAGAAAAAAATCATGGGAAGTGAGTTTTTACACAAGTGCAGTCGATATATCCCCCCTGCCTGGCGAATACACCTTCCAAAAGTTATTTTTGGAGAAAGCTACGAGTTAGTAAATGAAGAATTTAAATCGAATTTGAAAAATCTGGAAGAATTTTCAACCTGTATAAACGGATGTTCGAGATACGATGAATATGAGGTTCCTCTTGAAGTTCTAAAAGGGGATCGAGACAAAAACTACAGTAAAATGCTTAGAATGCTCAAAAAACACAAAAGAAATCTCGCAGGTTCGATGGATTTTTTACGAAACGAAGTTGAAATAGTTCAGAAGGAAAACTTCCAGTACTTTGAAGTTGATAAAAATGCAATAACGGGAAACATCGTTGGAATTGTTGCTGGAATGAGCTATTCTCTTGAAAAGGTTGATTGGAAAAAGCCAATTTTTGCAGTTTCTGAAGTAGATGGCGGATACAAGGTTTCAGCAAGATGTCCAAAGCTGTTATCTTTTGCACAAGATATAAACCTCGCAACTGCGATAAATTACGCTTCTAAAAAGGTTGGAGGAAGTGGTGGAGGACATAAATTCGCTTGTGGGGCATATATCCCAGAAATTGGAGATTTTGTTAATTATCTTGAAGAAAAATTATAA